In one window of Mercurialis annua linkage group LG4, ddMerAnnu1.2, whole genome shotgun sequence DNA:
- the LOC126677984 gene encoding ultraviolet-B receptor UVR8-like isoform X1, giving the protein MATHTSLISWGSGEDGQLGIGTNEDKDRVCAVTALEPCQVRSVVAGSRNSLAICHDGKLFTWGWNQRGTLGHPPETKTENVPSQVKALNNVNIVQAAIGGWHCLAVDDQGRAYAWGGNEYGQCGEEPERKDDTGRPLRRDIVIPQRCATKLTVRQVAAGGTHSVVLTREGQVWTWGQPWPPGDIKQISVPVRVQGLEKVKLIAVGAFHNLALQEDGNLWAWGNNEYGQLGTGDTQPRSQPIPVRGLSGLTLVDIAAGGWHSTVLTDAGEVYGWGRGEHGRLGFGDNDKSSKMMPQRVNLLAGEDIIQISCGGTHSVALTRDGRMFSFGRGDHGRLGYGRKVTTGQPMEVPIDNPPPKGFSGTEADGHWTAKLVACGGRHTLALVEWKINEAE; this is encoded by the exons ATGGCCACTCACACCTCTCTTATTTCTTG GGGATCAGGTGAAGATGGGCAACTGGGAATTGGAACCAATGAAGATAAAGACCGGGTTTGTGCTGTTACAGCTTTAGAGCCTTGTCAAGTTCGCTCTGTTGTTGCTGGTAGCCGTAACTCTCTTGCTATTTGCCATGACGGCAAG TTGTTTACTTGGGGCTGGAACCAAAGAGGTACACTTGGACACCCACCTGAAACCAAGACTGAGAATGTTCCTAGCCAAGTTAAGGCTCTTAATAATGTTAACATTGTTCAG gCTGCTATTGGTGGGTGGCATTGCTTGGCTGTTGATGATCAAGGCCGTGCTTATGCTTGGG GTGGAAATGAGTATGGGCAGTGTGGTGAAGAACCTGAGAGGAAGGATGACACTGGGAGGCCATTGAGACGAGATATAGTGATTCCTCAGCGCTGTGCAACAAAGCTTACTGTTCGGCAG GTAGCTGCAGGGGGAACTCACTCTGTAGTGCTTACACGTGAAGGACAAGTGTGGACTTGGGGTCAACCATGGCCTCCTGGTGACAT AAAACAGATATCTGTTCCTGTGCGGGTCCAAGGCCTTgaaaaagtgaagctcattgcAGTTGGGGCATTTCACAACTTAGCTCTTCAAGAAGATGGAAACTTGTGGGCATGGGGTAACAATGAATATGGACAACTTGGAACTGGGGATACTCAACCCAGATCACAACCTATTCCTGTCCGAGGGCTTTCTGGTCTCACCTTG GTTGATATTGCTGCTGGTGGATGGCATTCTACTGTGTTAACTGACGCTGGAGAG GTTTATGGGTGGGGTAGAGGAGAACACGGGAGACTTGGATTTGGAGATAATGACAAGAGCAGTAAAATGATGCCGCAAAGGGTTAATCTTTTAGCAGGAGAAGACATTATTCAG ATATCTTGTGGTGGGACGCATTCAGTTGCATTGACCCGCGATGGAAGAATGTTTTCG TTTGGTCGGGGCGACCATGGTCGACTTGGATATGGGAGGAAAGTGACAACAGGTCAACCAATGGAAGTTCCGATTGACAACCCTCCTCCTAAGGGTTTTAGCGGAACGGAAGCTGATGGACATTGGACCGCGAAACTTGTTGCTTGCGGAGGACGACACACTCTAGCATTAGTAGAATGGAAGATTAACGAAGCAGAATAA
- the LOC126677984 gene encoding ultraviolet-B receptor UVR8-like isoform X2 gives MATHTSLISWGSGEDGQLGIGTNEDKDRVCAVTALEPCQVRSVVAGSRNSLAICHDGKLFTWGWNQRGTLGHPPETKTENVPSQVKALNNVNIVQAAIGGWHCLAVDDQGRAYAWGGNEYGQCGEEPERKDDTGRPLRRDIVIPQRCATKLTVRQVAAGGTHSVVLTREGQVWTWGQPWPPGDIKQISVPVRVQGLEKVKLIAVGAFHNLALQEDGNLWAWGNNEYGQLGTGDTQPRSQPIPVRGLSGLTLVDIAAGGWHSTVLTDAGEVYGWGRGEHGRLGFGDNDKSSKMMPQRVNLLAGEDIIQASLI, from the exons ATGGCCACTCACACCTCTCTTATTTCTTG GGGATCAGGTGAAGATGGGCAACTGGGAATTGGAACCAATGAAGATAAAGACCGGGTTTGTGCTGTTACAGCTTTAGAGCCTTGTCAAGTTCGCTCTGTTGTTGCTGGTAGCCGTAACTCTCTTGCTATTTGCCATGACGGCAAG TTGTTTACTTGGGGCTGGAACCAAAGAGGTACACTTGGACACCCACCTGAAACCAAGACTGAGAATGTTCCTAGCCAAGTTAAGGCTCTTAATAATGTTAACATTGTTCAG gCTGCTATTGGTGGGTGGCATTGCTTGGCTGTTGATGATCAAGGCCGTGCTTATGCTTGGG GTGGAAATGAGTATGGGCAGTGTGGTGAAGAACCTGAGAGGAAGGATGACACTGGGAGGCCATTGAGACGAGATATAGTGATTCCTCAGCGCTGTGCAACAAAGCTTACTGTTCGGCAG GTAGCTGCAGGGGGAACTCACTCTGTAGTGCTTACACGTGAAGGACAAGTGTGGACTTGGGGTCAACCATGGCCTCCTGGTGACAT AAAACAGATATCTGTTCCTGTGCGGGTCCAAGGCCTTgaaaaagtgaagctcattgcAGTTGGGGCATTTCACAACTTAGCTCTTCAAGAAGATGGAAACTTGTGGGCATGGGGTAACAATGAATATGGACAACTTGGAACTGGGGATACTCAACCCAGATCACAACCTATTCCTGTCCGAGGGCTTTCTGGTCTCACCTTG GTTGATATTGCTGCTGGTGGATGGCATTCTACTGTGTTAACTGACGCTGGAGAG GTTTATGGGTGGGGTAGAGGAGAACACGGGAGACTTGGATTTGGAGATAATGACAAGAGCAGTAAAATGATGCCGCAAAGGGTTAATCTTTTAGCAGGAGAAGACATTATTCAG GCTTCATTAATCTAA